A single window of bacterium DNA harbors:
- a CDS encoding CsgG/HfaB family protein yields the protein MTKQHIVFGSGLILSLLFVCGLAGTAAVAQDLKCFILTPPEQVMEGVRQMAVADFSVTSRYESEKKPAGRKSLDKILNTIENVAASGDKGPKPFEDAGKKLADLLITQMVETDRGVKDVGSGFLGLKRKEGKSFQDGARTNVFVVVERQRMEQILEEMKLGQSGLIDETQAAQVGKLLGVDAILTGQVNAAVKDTWDSETRTTTKGSGKNKVEEKKEVWCNKRVATVSATIRIVRVETGQLIGTKEATNKQEVKSCDDDNSSKGLPPADQTIDLCLQNVAKELINYYTPRFEQNKFEFARIEGKEFKRQADAAREFIDQYDLQNAFVNYSAILEQDPYNHAAIFNLGLLHEVVGNYKEAMQNYRTAATLVSKEDKYRKALQRVEKQEKYWELLQSMGVDLKEHDFTVTAEQTTAALVPRIQINGSGADRTALYEKPDTASKVLVRVPGGIELEVTASQGDWYQVKLLDGRLAWVPQDDVRVLK from the coding sequence CAGATGGCCGTCGCCGATTTTTCGGTCACCTCGCGCTACGAATCGGAGAAAAAGCCCGCTGGCAGGAAAAGCCTCGACAAAATTCTCAACACCATCGAAAATGTCGCCGCCAGCGGGGACAAGGGCCCGAAACCCTTCGAGGATGCCGGCAAAAAGCTTGCGGACCTGCTCATCACCCAAATGGTCGAAACGGACCGGGGTGTCAAGGATGTCGGTTCGGGCTTTCTCGGCCTCAAGCGCAAGGAGGGCAAGAGCTTCCAAGATGGCGCCCGCACCAACGTCTTTGTCGTCGTCGAGCGGCAGCGTATGGAGCAAATTCTCGAGGAGATGAAGCTCGGCCAGAGCGGACTCATCGATGAAACCCAAGCTGCCCAGGTAGGCAAGCTCCTCGGCGTCGATGCCATCCTCACCGGCCAGGTCAATGCGGCGGTGAAGGATACCTGGGATTCCGAGACTCGTACCACCACCAAGGGCTCCGGCAAGAACAAGGTCGAAGAGAAAAAAGAGGTCTGGTGCAACAAGCGGGTCGCCACCGTCTCGGCGACCATCCGCATTGTCCGCGTAGAGACCGGCCAGTTGATCGGTACCAAAGAGGCCACCAACAAGCAGGAGGTCAAGAGTTGTGATGATGACAACAGCAGCAAAGGACTGCCTCCGGCCGACCAGACCATCGACCTCTGCCTGCAAAATGTCGCCAAGGAACTGATCAACTATTATACGCCGCGCTTTGAACAGAACAAGTTCGAATTCGCCCGTATCGAGGGGAAAGAGTTCAAGCGGCAGGCGGACGCTGCCCGGGAGTTCATCGATCAGTACGATTTGCAGAACGCCTTTGTGAATTACAGCGCCATTCTGGAGCAGGATCCCTATAATCATGCCGCGATCTTTAATCTCGGGCTGCTGCACGAAGTGGTGGGCAATTACAAGGAGGCCATGCAGAATTACCGCACGGCGGCGACCCTGGTCAGCAAGGAAGACAAGTACCGTAAAGCGCTGCAGCGGGTGGAGAAGCAGGAGAAGTACTGGGAACTGCTCCAATCGATGGGTGTGGATTTGAAAGAGCACGATTTCACGGTGACGGCCGAGCAGACAACCGCCGCTCTTGTGCCGCGGATCCAGATCAACGGTTCCGGCGCGGATCGCACCGCCCTTTATGAAAAGCCCGACACCGCCAGCAAGGTTCTGGTACGCGTTCCCGGCGGCATCGAACTGGAGGTGACGGCCTCACAGGGGGATTGGTATCAGGTCAAACTGCTCGACGGCCGCTTGGCCTGGGTTCCGCAGGACGATGTCAGGGTCCTGAAATAG
- a CDS encoding YiiX/YebB-like N1pC/P60 family cysteine hydrolase: MRTPANPAVFLDYASTRADIRDGDILLYESDTFYSRIIKKVTHSRYTHAGIAVWWFERLMVMEAVGSGVGVTPLSVGIKKHKARVHWFTAVRPLTEEQRRQMIMKGQEELGKKYDLWHAIWVGIKLLFNWEPERRDALRKEKKFFCSAYVAHVYNACGIDLKCGLSDSSMVPEDIATSTELTDRGILKNME, from the coding sequence ATGCGAACGCCTGCCAACCCCGCTGTTTTTCTGGACTATGCCAGCACCCGCGCTGACATCCGCGATGGCGATATTTTGCTCTATGAAAGTGACACCTTTTATTCACGGATTATCAAGAAGGTGACCCATTCCCGCTACACCCATGCCGGGATTGCGGTCTGGTGGTTCGAGCGGCTCATGGTCATGGAGGCGGTAGGAAGCGGTGTGGGGGTCACCCCGCTCTCCGTTGGCATCAAGAAGCACAAGGCCCGGGTCCACTGGTTCACCGCGGTGCGGCCTCTGACCGAGGAACAGCGCCGCCAGATGATCATGAAGGGTCAGGAGGAGTTAGGCAAGAAGTATGACCTGTGGCATGCGATCTGGGTGGGGATCAAGCTGCTATTCAACTGGGAACCGGAGCGGCGGGATGCTTTGCGCAAGGAGAAAAAGTTTTTCTGCTCCGCCTATGTGGCGCATGTCTATAACGCCTGCGGCATCGATCTCAAGTGCGGCCTCAGTGACAGCTCCATGGTGCCGGAGGATATCGCGACCTCCACGGAGCTGACAGACCGGGGCATCCTGAAAAATATGGAATAG